A window of Ruminiclostridium herbifermentans genomic DNA:
GTCTATATAAATATAGGGTTAAGATGCTTTATATACTAAATTTAATGGTAGTCATTACACGATTTATTTCAGTGAAGCTATATAAATAGATAGATCATAGGCAGTTTGATATTTAAATATAGCATCTGGATCTGGAACACTAACCCCTCTATTTTCTAATTCAGCTATAGCTTTTATTGCTTTTAGAGAATTACCACCAATTTCAAAAAAATTATCTGAAGACTTGATATTATCTAAACCTAAAGTATCTTTCCAAATAGATATAATAGTGCTAATGATATACTTTTGTGATTCAGTTATCTCTTTGTCATTAATCCGTCGAGTAACTTCTACTGACCTTTTCTTTATCTTATTAATATCAGGTTTTCCCGAAGAAGTAAGATATATATCATTAAATTGAAAAACCTTACTTGGAATCATGTAGGCAGGGAGTAGATTCATTAAGTGTTCATATATTGTGTCTAGATTCATTTCTGTTTCATTTTGGTCTAACATTATATATGCATGTAATTGTGCGTTGGATGCAGCTATTACAATAGCCTTTTTAATCTGTTTCATCATAGTTAAGGCATTTTCTATTTCAGATAAATCAATACGATAACCATTAATTTTAACAAGTCTATCTTTCCTATTTATAAATACAAGTTCTCCACTTTCAGTAAGATATCCAAAGTCGCCAGTTTTATAAATCATTTCATCCAGCTTTTGATGATATACGAATTTTTGAGCACTTAATTCACTGTCTTTGATATACCCATCTGCTAAACATATTCCTCCAATACATATTTCTCCGATAAAACCTGGAGGTAAATGTTTTTCTCTTTTATTAATTACAAATATGAAAGTATTGTCTATAGCTCTACCAATAATGTTCCTATCATCCTTACCCATTACTCTGTGGCTTGTTACCGCCATACAGCACTCACTTGGGCCATATTCGTTGTATAGTTTTATATCCGGATATAGCTTATTTAAGGTAGTCACGATTAATGAATCAATATGCCCTCCCCCCATTATTATCGATTTGAATCCACTAAATAATTTTGTATACCCACATGCAATAATATTCATTATGAAGGTAGGATTTGTACTCATATTAGTAACGTCATTCTTTATTAGTATTTTATTTAGTTTATCAAAATCCGCCCTTTCGTTCTTGTCTAAGCACACCAATGTCGCTCCAGATAGTAAAGCAGAGTAAAAGCTAATCAAATATCCATCGAAAGAAGAAGGGGAAAGCATCTGCAGAATAGAATCTTCACTATTTATTGAGTATTCTCTGTTTCTCCATATAATGAAATTAATCAAGCTTTTACATTTTATACGAATTCCCTTAGGAGTCCCTGTTGTTCCAGAAGTATATACAACGTAAACATCATCACAACAATTATTATGAGGCAAGTTAGGCAGAAGAGCAGTGTCATCATTTTCCCTTTGTGTTTCAATAATATTGTATGCTTTCATATTTTGTTCATAGGCTTCTTCGTCAGTTAGCGAAAATACAACGTCGCAATCTGAACTCATTTTCTCAACTCTATTTAGAGGCAATTGAGAATCTATTATTAAGTGTACTGCTCCTACTTTAAGTATTGCAATCACAGCAATGGCAATATTTAATGGAGACTTGCAGATAATACCGATAACATCACCATTTTTAACATCTTTTTTTAATAACCATTTAGCTACTAGTTCTGACTTATTGTTTAACTCATCATATGTTATGTATGTGTCACGATAAACCAAAGCTTTTTTAGCAGGATAATTAATGCATATTTTAGAAAATAAGGAGTTAATAGACTCATTTTTAATAAAATTAATATTTCTCTCATTTTTTTGGATGGGTAGGCAATCAATGAATTCTATTTCACTTGCACTTATTCTTTGATTTTTTGCTACATATTCAAAAAAATAAATAAAGTGCTTCGCTATATCCATGATTGCTTTATCTTTATATAAACTTTCTTGGTAAGTGATTTTACATTCTAAATGTGAGTTTGTGTCGTTAAAATAGAATCCAATACTATAATAGCCTTTGAAATGATTGCTTCCTTGTAAATTATTTAGTGAAGCATAAATGTCAAATACCGGATTGTATGATTCTGTTATTTGAAATATATCTGCAATTGCAGCATTAGCATGCTCTAAAGCTTCCTTAAGCAATCTCTTTGTAGTTATTAAAGTATCTTCAAAAGACGACTCATATAGCTGATTATATTTAAGTACTAGGATATCATTAATTGCATCACATCCAAGCTTTATATCTGGGATAGGACAACCAATAGTGACGCATTCATCACCTGTAAAAGAATATAAAAGAAGCGTTAATACACTCACTAAATAAGCAAACTCATTCTTATATGAATTGCCACACAAGTCTTTCATTTTCTTATACGCAACATCAGTATTTTTAATAGTAAAAGTATATTCCTTTAATCTACTATTCAATTTGTTTCCTTCTAAGAAAGAATCAATCGTAGTAATTATATGATTATTTCCGATTTGATCTAGCCAGTAATTTTTATCTTCTGAAGTTCGCATAGTCACACCTCCTTTAAAACATTTGCTGCATCTGATTAATCATAATTCCTTCAAATAGTACCTACCATCATTTCTGCAAACAGAAGCACAGTGACAAACATATTATATCTAATTATTACTTTGTGATAGTGTTGAAGACTTATGCATTCTTTTTTCTATATAAGTACAAAGTTCACTGAATGATGAAAAATAATTATCCTCAAGAACTTCGTCTTCAAACTCAATATCAAATTCATTCTCTATAAGTACTGCTAACTTAATATAAGCAAGTGAATTCATTCCGAGCTGAGTAAAATTATCGTATGAATTCAAAAGTTGATTAGCATTTTCAATACCAATATCAACAGAAATTAATTTAATGACTTTATCTCTTATTTCCTTAATAACAATCGCTCCTCTCATTTATGTTTTATATTTATTGTAGATTATATAAACCCATAACATCAGCATTGCTTATAACTTATCTGTATCAACATCAATTTGTATATTAAGTATATCTTTAACAAACAACATAGAATCTTTTATGCAATAGCATCAACATGGTTCTGATTGTTCACACCATATTAATTCATAAGTCGCTTAACCGACGTATAATCAAACAATTTTTCAGTTCATTATGTATAATTGAATTTATCGATTGGCTTCCTAAAATGCATTCCAATATTACTTAAACGCATAAAAAGACATAACTAAAAAAGAACCGATTTTCTCGCTTCTTTAATTTAGTAATTATTTTCTTAACTTTTGAAGATTAAAGATTATATTCGTTGTGTTTACAACTCTACAAGTGCTATCTCACACAAGTAGCACACCTTGGTTATTTACTTGGCAAACTAGTAACTCTTTTCAACAGTAAAATGTGTAAGCGTACAGCTTTTCTCGTCTATAAAAGTCATATACTCATCAGCGGCAGCATTTTTTTCCCATGCTGCTGCAGCATTTTTTGCATCATCCATTGTCTCCCAAATAACTAAATCGGCCCACTTCTCCCCGTCAAAAATTAGCTTTCGAGAGATATATCCTTTTTGCTTAGCTATAAATTCAGTTTGAAGCTTATCTGATGCAAGTAGAAAATCTGAAACAGATACTCCATTTTGAAGTTTGAAAGGTGTAAACTCCACTACATTAGGCATATAAATAATTCCCCTTTATTTGATAAAGTTATTAATGATTTTTTATTACTACATTTATATTTAGAGGTTGATGTACTCTAATCTATACTGACAAATTAACAATTAATTATTCTTTGATATGATTACCCTTCATCATCTCCTCATAAACAAAACAAGATGTAGTGTGGTCATTAACCATCCCTGTAGCTTGCATAAACGCATAAACAGTGGTTGTGCCAAGGAATTTGAAACCCATTTTTTTTAAATCCTTACTTATCTTATCAGAGAGCGGAGTAGACGACGGCAAGTCCCCCATATTTTCTGGATGCCTTATAATTGGAGTATTATCTACATACCCCCATATCATTTTATCAAAACTCCCATATTTCTCCTGAATTAACAGAAAAGCTTTAGCATTATTTACAGCCGCGTTAATTTTCAAGCGATTTCTAATTATCTTTTCGTTCGCTAATAGTTCCTGAATCTTTGCTTCGTCGTAAAGAGCTACTTTTTTAGGATCAAACCCATCAAAAGCCTCCCTAAACGCCTCTCTTTTTTTTAGTACGGTTGACCAAGAAAGACCTGCCTGCATACTTTCTAAAGTAAGCATTTCAAACAACTTGCAATCATCATGTACTGGTCGTCCCCATTCATTGTCGTGATAATCTATGTAAATGTTTGTATCTCCTACCCAAGGGCATCTAGTTTTTTCATTCATAATGCTTTCCTCCATTGTCCATTATGCTAGACAGTATAGTTAATTATATAATATTTATTAATCAATATCTTACCATAATTAGTTCAACGCAAATAATTAGTCCAACTCCAATTATTATCTGCATATAATCTCCAAATTGGATTATATCATACCTTAGAGTGGAAGAAAAGGATATCTCTGCCCTCATATCACGTGGCAACAGTATAATTTCATTTTACATATCATTTTC
This region includes:
- a CDS encoding DNA-3-methyladenine glycosylase I, with translation MNEKTRCPWVGDTNIYIDYHDNEWGRPVHDDCKLFEMLTLESMQAGLSWSTVLKKREAFREAFDGFDPKKVALYDEAKIQELLANEKIIRNRLKINAAVNNAKAFLLIQEKYGSFDKMIWGYVDNTPIIRHPENMGDLPSSTPLSDKISKDLKKMGFKFLGTTTVYAFMQATGMVNDHTTSCFVYEEMMKGNHIKE
- a CDS encoding AMP-binding protein; translation: MRTSEDKNYWLDQIGNNHIITTIDSFLEGNKLNSRLKEYTFTIKNTDVAYKKMKDLCGNSYKNEFAYLVSVLTLLLYSFTGDECVTIGCPIPDIKLGCDAINDILVLKYNQLYESSFEDTLITTKRLLKEALEHANAAIADIFQITESYNPVFDIYASLNNLQGSNHFKGYYSIGFYFNDTNSHLECKITYQESLYKDKAIMDIAKHFIYFFEYVAKNQRISASEIEFIDCLPIQKNERNINFIKNESINSLFSKICINYPAKKALVYRDTYITYDELNNKSELVAKWLLKKDVKNGDVIGIICKSPLNIAIAVIAILKVGAVHLIIDSQLPLNRVEKMSSDCDVVFSLTDEEAYEQNMKAYNIIETQRENDDTALLPNLPHNNCCDDVYVVYTSGTTGTPKGIRIKCKSLINFIIWRNREYSINSEDSILQMLSPSSFDGYLISFYSALLSGATLVCLDKNERADFDKLNKILIKNDVTNMSTNPTFIMNIIACGYTKLFSGFKSIIMGGGHIDSLIVTTLNKLYPDIKLYNEYGPSECCMAVTSHRVMGKDDRNIIGRAIDNTFIFVINKREKHLPPGFIGEICIGGICLADGYIKDSELSAQKFVYHQKLDEMIYKTGDFGYLTESGELVFINRKDRLVKINGYRIDLSEIENALTMMKQIKKAIVIAASNAQLHAYIMLDQNETEMNLDTIYEHLMNLLPAYMIPSKVFQFNDIYLTSSGKPDINKIKKRSVEVTRRINDKEITESQKYIISTIISIWKDTLGLDNIKSSDNFFEIGGNSLKAIKAIAELENRGVSVPDPDAIFKYQTAYDLSIYIASLK
- a CDS encoding acyl carrier protein codes for the protein MRGAIVIKEIRDKVIKLISVDIGIENANQLLNSYDNFTQLGMNSLAYIKLAVLIENEFDIEFEDEVLEDNYFSSFSELCTYIEKRMHKSSTLSQSNN